DNA from Sinorhizobium arboris LMG 14919:
ACTGGCTCGGTGTCGGCAGCGCCGACATCGCATTCCATGCAGCCATCGTCGAGCTTGCCGACAGCCCCCGGCTGTCGAGTTTCTATGCGCAGATCTCGCTGGAACTGCGCCTCGTCTTCGGCCTGCTGCAGGATCCCGAATTTCTGCACGGCCCTTTCATCGACCAGAATCTCCAGATCGTGACCGAACTCGAGGCCGGTCGCGCAATCGCAGCTTCTGAAATGCTGGAAACCTACCTGCTGCGCGCCGAACGGTTCATTCTCGGCGCCTACGCCCGGATTACCGCTCACTCCTAGAGCGATGCTTAGGGAAGATCGCTTCAACAAGGGTCGGCAACGGTTTCGAGAAGGGCGTGCAGATGGGCCCGCTCTGCCACGCCCGACGCTCCGGTTCGACCATGTCCCGTAGTGAACATCTTGCAAGCGAACGAGCATGACGATCGTGTTCGAAGTCATCGATACCGGCGCCGATCCGGTGCGTCGCCACATCTCAAAATCGTTGTGAGCCACGCCCCTGCCCGGTCCGCCGGACCGGCCATTCGCAACAAATTTCCAAGAATTCAAGCAGCGCACTTGACCGACGACTGCATGTGGTCCATTACTGGTAATACCAGTTGGAACCATTTCCATGAACCCTGTGCTGTCCGATAGTGCCGACGAAATTGCGGGAACGGAAAAGGTGCTCTCCTTCTTCCGGGAGCAGCTGTTGTCCGGTGCGCTCAAGGTGGGCGACAGGCTATTGGGCGAGAGGGAGCTTTGCCTGGCCCTCGGCGTATCGCGGCCGGTACTGAGGGAGGCTTTGCGGTCGCTCGCCAATCTCGGCTTTCTCGATATCCGGCACGGCAAGGGCGCCTTCGTGCGCAAGGCCGACGTGGGCGTCTTCGGCGATTTCCTGACGTTCTGCCTGGCGCAGCAGCCAGACATGCTCGACGACATCATGCAGGCCCGGGTCGCGATCGAATGCCAGGCCATCCGTCTTGCCTGTATCCGCGCGACGGACAGCGACCTCTCACGCATCGGCGGCCTGCTGACGCGGTTGATGGACACGCTTCACAATGCCGAAGACGGCGGTGCCGCGGACTTCGCCTTTCATATGGCGATCGTCGAGGCCAGCCGCAGTCCCGCGCTTGTCACCGTCTACCGCTCGATAGCGGAACTTCTGAAGCGCAGCCATGTCCAGAGGCGCGCCGAAACGAGCGACGCGCCCGGCATCACCGACTATCTCGTGGAGGCCCATCGGGAGGTCTTCCTGTCCATTCTCGCGCGCGATCCGGACAAGGCGGACAGGATGCTGCGCGAACATTTCGCCATCGGCGACGAGCTTCGGCGCAAAAGCTACATAGCCGCCTTCACCAGGAAGGGCGCGCCGCAGGAAGAGGAAAAGGAAGCAGACAGCTAGTTTTATCCAGGGAGGAGGAGAGCATGCTGAACTTTCTGAAACATGGCCGGATAGCCGGCGCCGTTCTGGGAACCGCTTTATTGGCCGGAGCCGCCTCGGCAACCGAACTGCGCTATGCGCATGTGGGCGCCGAGGGAGACATCCAGACGGTTTATGCGGCACAGGCGGCGGAAGGCATTGCGGCCGCGACCGGCGACGAAATTACTGTCACCGTCTATCCCGCAAGCCAACTCGGCGGGGTCGCGGAAATGGTGGATGGCGTGCGCATGGGCTCGATCTCGATGGGCCATCATGATTTCGCCTCCCTCGCCCGGCTGGTGCCTGAGGTTGCGGTCTTCAACGCGCCTTTCATCTATCGCGACGGTGCACATGCGCTCGCTGCAACGGATCCGCAGGCGTCGCCGGCCCTCCAGGCGATCAATG
Protein-coding regions in this window:
- a CDS encoding FadR/GntR family transcriptional regulator; protein product: MNPVLSDSADEIAGTEKVLSFFREQLLSGALKVGDRLLGERELCLALGVSRPVLREALRSLANLGFLDIRHGKGAFVRKADVGVFGDFLTFCLAQQPDMLDDIMQARVAIECQAIRLACIRATDSDLSRIGGLLTRLMDTLHNAEDGGAADFAFHMAIVEASRSPALVTVYRSIAELLKRSHVQRRAETSDAPGITDYLVEAHREVFLSILARDPDKADRMLREHFAIGDELRRKSYIAAFTRKGAPQEEEKEADS